A genomic window from Glycine soja cultivar W05 chromosome 10, ASM419377v2, whole genome shotgun sequence includes:
- the LOC114370048 gene encoding casparian strip membrane protein 3 has translation MSTTIDVPESNNVAKEKVLLLGARPRPGGWKKGVAIMDFILRLGAIAAALGAAATMGTSDQTLPFFTQFFQFEASYDSFTTFQFFVITMALVAGYLVLSLPFSIVVIIRPHAVGPRLFLIILDTVFLTLATASGASAAAIVYLAHNGNQDSNWLAICNQFGDFCAQTSGAVVSSLVSVVIFVLLIVMSALALRRN, from the exons ATGTCAACCACCATTGATGTCCCAGAATCAAACAATGTTGCTAAAGAAAAAGTACTTTTATTAGGTGCACGTCCAAGGCCAGGAGGGTGGAAGAAAGGTGTAGCAATAATGGACTTTATTCTAAGGTTAGGTGCCATAGCAGCTGCTCTTGGTGCTGCTGCCACTATGGGAACCAGTGATCAAACACTCCCTTTCTTCACTCAGTTCTTTCAGTTTGAAGCAAGTTATGATAGCTTCACTACTTTTCA GTTTTTTGTTATTACAATGGCACTTGTGGCTGGCTATCTTGTCCTGTCGCTACCTTTCTCTATAGTAGTCATCATACGCCCTCATGCAGTTGGACCAAGGCTTTTTCTCATCATCTTAGACACA GTGTTTCTGACTTTGGCCACCGCTAGTGGTGCTTCAGCTGCTGCCATCGTTTACTTGGCACACAACGGGAATCAAGACTCGAACTGGCTTGCTATCTGCAACCAATTTGGAGATTTTTGCGCGCAAACAAGTGGAGCAGTGGTTTCATCCTTGGTTTCCGTGGTTATTTTTGTGTTGCTCATTGTTATGTCTGCTTTGGCActtagaagaaattaa
- the LOC114370891 gene encoding casparian strip membrane protein 4-like, with product MSTTIDVPAETTSKNNIGNGIRKVPGAPPRPEGGWKKGLAIIDFVLRLGAIASALGAAATMATSDETLPFFTQFFQFEASYDSFSTFQYFVIAMAFVGGYLVLSLPFSIVTIIRLHAAGPRLFLIILDTVFLTIATSSAAAATAIVYLAHNGNQDSNWLAICNQFGDFCQAISGAVVASFVAVVLFVLLIVMCAVALRNH from the exons ATGTCAACCACCATTGATGTCCCTGCAGAAACGACAAGCAAGAATAATATTGGCAATGGAATTAGAAAAGTTCCAGGTGCACCCCCAAGGCCAGAAGGAGGGTGGAAGAAAGGGTTAGCCATAATAGACTTTGTTCTAAGGTTAGGTGCTATTGCATCTGCTCTTGGTGCTGCTGCCACCATGGCAACGAGTGATGAGACACTGCCTTTCTTCACTCAGTTCTTTCAGTTTGAGGCCAGCTATGATAGCTTTTCTACTTTCCA GTATTTTGTGATTGCTATGGCATTTGTTGGAGGCTACCTAGTCCTATCTCTACCTTTCTCTATAGTCACTATTATACGTCTCCATGCGGCAGGACCAAGACTTTTCCTCATTATCCTTGACACC GTGTTCCTGACTATAGCAACCTCTAGTGCTGCCGCTGCTACTGCCATAGTGTACTTAGCACACAATGGCAATCAGGATTCAAATTGGCTTGCCATTTGCAACCAATTTGGTGATTTTTGCCAAGCGATTAGTGGAGCAGTGGTGGCATCGTTCGTTGCCGTGGTTCTCTTCGTTTTGCTCATTGTCATGTGTGCAGTGGCTCTCCGAAATCATTAG
- the LOC114371303 gene encoding probable F-box protein At2g36090, with the protein MTSTPGDDPNAAESSALSAIHPDIIQTHILTRLPGPALASATATCSQLHSLSSHDPLWLNACHATWPSTLTPRVRHVIDTFPNAARSFFADSFPSSHSLSSNKTTFSSNDPNRTPELISAVDLFHNESLLFSKVVETETVTGWFRCSPFRIDLVDPKHAVKTGVKYPVDEDTCRELEESLRLTWILVDPTGKRAVDVSSGKVVALEKHWLSGEVVVRFATEAGAALCSVAVTWGTEMQIKEISFQMEDVDGVQMNGRDSLVILQGVLEGERRWKKKKEEGGEGYRVFLKRKKERKEGKVRAEGRLDMLCVGLAVVTMVASSLFLLWRWHH; encoded by the coding sequence ATGACTTCCACTCCCGGCGACGACCCTAACGCGGCGGAGAGCAGCGCGCTCTCCGCCATCCACCCCGACATAATCCAAACCCACATCCTCACGCGCCTCCCCGGCCCCGCCCTGGCCTCCGCCACAGCCACGTGCTCCCAACTCCACTCACTCTCCTCCCACGACCCCCTCTGGCTCAACGCCTGCCACGCCACGTGGCCTTCCACCCTCACGCCACGAGTCCGCCACGTCATCGACACGTTCCCCAATGCCGCGCGCTCTTTCTTCGCCGACTCCTTCCCCTCCTCGCACTCACTTTCCTCCAATAAAACTACTTTTTCTTCAAACGATCCTAACCGCACGCCAGAACTCATCTCAGCCGTTGATCTATTCCACAACGAGAGCCTCTTATTCTCCAAGGTAGTGGAGACCGAAACCGTGACCGGGTGGTTCCGGTGCTCGCCTTTCAGAATCGACCTGGTCGACCCGAAGCACGCGGTGAAAACGGGGGTGAAGTACCCGGTCGACGAGGACACGTGTCGGGAGCTGGAAGAAAGCCTGAGGCTGACGTGGATTTTGGTGGACCCCACGGGGAAACGTGCGGTGGATGTCTCGAGTGGAAAGGTAGTGGCGTTGGAGAAACACTGGCTGAGCGGGGAGGTGGTGGTGCGGTTCGCGACGGAGGCGGGGGCGGCGCTGTGTAGTGTGGCGGTGACGTGGGGGACTGAGatgcaaataaaagaaattagtttTCAGATGGAGGACGTGGATGGGGTGCAGATGAACGGGAGGGATAGTTTGGTAATTTTACAAGGTGTGTTGGAGGGTGAGAGAaggtggaagaagaagaaggaagagggTGGAGAGGGGTATAGAGTTTTtttgaagagaaagaaagagaggaaaGAAGGGAAGGTGAGGGCAGAAGGGAGATTGGACATGTTATGTGTGGGTCTCGCCGTGGTGACTATGGTTgcatcttctctttttcttttgtggaGATGGCATCACTAA